The following proteins are encoded in a genomic region of Chelmon rostratus isolate fCheRos1 chromosome 3, fCheRos1.pri, whole genome shotgun sequence:
- the LOC121604264 gene encoding B-cell receptor CD22-like isoform X4 produces MQMRGAAMGSPAAASWFVVFLISLSVVQGHWRVTYTPTEICALQGSSVNIRCTFTYYSRVNDRDTAVEKAFWFRHSRDSEPVDLRADSMYAGRVQQLCENNSCTLRITDLRKMDSAQYKCGFIINQPDWKYTDSSGVTLSVTGLEVQVSEVPSLFRGGRLRCHSVCHLPGYLSYVWYKNGQKTVTTLQSYSGDFKSADSYSCAVRGQEDYPSPSKCVIGQTCNKVMYTHRSICAFKGSSVDISCTYNSYGYISSDFWFNPKRTSSQYSSWPEDLTRDSQYKGRVQVETKRGRSTLRITNLTESDSAQYCFRTGSFEWTSPLPGTTLTVTDPDIQVLVIWSSTGRRLICQSSCITDRFSFVWYKNRAEIQRETSRSYRGYVDPAGIYSCSYKGYTSLPVYAPVVPSVLISPHGDIMKGSSVTLTCSSDAFPPAKYTWYKKNQPLPNRELQLVLNSIQSSHSGEYYCTAENELGKTTSKYVFVNVKYAPNTSIVSVSPSGEIVEGSSVTLTCSSDANPAANYTWYKENQTLLQGPEGIYRFTSISSTDSGIYLCKSENQYRQINSSSLCIDVLYAPKLPSVSVSPSGEIVEGSSVTLTCSSDANPAANYIWYKENEDSPKASGQNFTITDFRGEHSGNYYCEAQNRRGHHNSTLHLIVVAAKHWSSV; encoded by the exons ATGCAGATGAGAGGAGCAGCTATGGGTTCACCTGCAGCAGCGAGCTGGTTTGTTGTCTTCCTTATCTCTCTGTCAG TGGTACAGGGTCACTGGCGAGTGACTTACACCCCTACTGAGATCTGTGCCTTACAAGGATCATCAGTGAACATACGCTGCACCTTTACATACTACTCCAGAGTAAATGATCGTGATACTGCAGTTGAGAAAGCATTCTGGTTTCGTCATTCCCGGGATTCAGAACCTGTGGATCTGAGAGCAGACTCAATGTATGCAGGTCGTGTGCAGCAACTctgtgaaaacaacagctgcacTCTGAGAATCACAGACCTGAGGAAGATGGACTCGGCTCAGTATAAGTGCGGGTTCATAATAAACCAACCAGACTGGAAATACACAGACTCATCTGGAGTCACTTTGTCTGTCACAG GTCTTGAGGTGCAGGTGAGTGAAGTGCCTTCGTTATTCAGGGGTGGACGTCTGAGGTGTCACAGCGTTTGTCATCTACCTGGTTATCTTTCTTACGTCTGGtacaaaaatggacaaaaaactGTCACAACATTGCAGTCTTATTCAGGCGACTTTAAGTCTGCAGACAGCTACTCCTGTGCTGTCAGAGGGCAGGAGGATTACCCCTCTCCTTCAAAAT gtGTCATTGGTCAAACCTGTAACAAAGTGATGTACACTCACAGAAGCATCTGTGCATTCAAAGGCTCATCGGTGGACATTTCCTGCACTTACAACAGTTATGGATATATCAGTTCAGATTTCTGGTTCAATCCTAAACGTACCAGTAGTCAATATTCCTCATGGCCTGAGGACCTTACAAGAGACTCCCAGTATAAAGGTCGGGTTCAGGTTGAAACAAAGAGAGGACGCTCCACTCTGAGAATCACTAACCTGACAGAGAGTGATTCAGCTCAGTATTGCTTCAGAACAGGGAGCTTTGAATGGACGAGTCCTTTACCTGGAACAACTCTGACTGTCACAG ATCCTGATATACAGGTGCTTGTGATCTGGTCTTCTACTGGCCGAAGGCTGATTTGTCAGAGCAGCTGTATTACTGATCGTTTTTCCTTCGTTTGGTACaagaacagagcagaaattCAGAGAGAAACATCTCGTTCTTACAGAGGATATGTTGATCCTGCAGGCATTTATTCCTGTTCTTACAAGGGTTACACCTCTCTTCCAGTGT ATGCCCCTGTGGTTCCCTCAGTGTTGATAAGTCCCCATGGTGACATTATGAAGGGCAGCTCAGTGACTCTGACCTGTAGCAGTGATGCTTTCCCACCAGCTAAATACACCTGGTACAAGAAGAACCAACCACTGCCAAACAGAGAACTACAGCTTGTCTTGAACTCTATCCAGTCCTCCCACTCTGGAGAGTATTACTGtacagctgaaaatgagctgGGGAAGACGACatccaaatatgtttttgttaaCGTGAAAT ATGCTCCAAACACCTCCATTGTGTCAGTGAGTCCCTCTGGTGAGATAGTGGAGGGCAGTTCAGtgactctgacctgcagcagtgatgctaacCCAGCAGCTAATTATACCTGGTACAAGGAGAACCAAACACTGCTTCAAGGACCAGAGGGCATCTATCGTTTCACCTCCATCAGCTCTACGGACAGCGGTATCTACCTCTGCAAGTCTGAAAATCAGTACAGACAGATCaactcttcatctctctgtatAGATGTCCTGT ATGCTCCAAAGCTTCCCTCTGTGTCAGTGAGTCCCTCTGGTGAGATAGTGGAGGGCAGTTCAGtgactctgacctgcagcagtgatgctaacCCAGCAGCTAATTATATCTGGTACAAGGAGAATGAAGACTCACCAAAAGCATCAGGACAGAACTTTACCATCACTGACTTCAGAGGTGAACACAGTGGGAATTATTACTGTGAAGCCCAGAACAGAAGAGGACATCACAACTCCACCTTACATCTGATTGTTGTAGCAG CTAAACATTGGTCCAGTGTCTGA
- the LOC121604264 gene encoding B-cell receptor CD22-like isoform X2, whose protein sequence is MQMRGAAMGSPAAASWFVVFLISLSVVQGHWRVTYTPTEICALQGSSVNIRCTFTYYSRVNDRDTAVEKAFWFRHSRDSEPVDLRADSMYAGRVQQLCENNSCTLRITDLRKMDSAQYKCGFIINQPDWKYTDSSGVTLSVTGLEVQVSEVPSLFRGGRLRCHSVCHLPGYLSYVWYKNGQKTVTTLQSYSGDFKSADSYSCAVRGQEDYPSPSKCSSVDISCTYNSYGYISSDFWFNPKRTSSQYSSWPEDLTRDSQYKGRVQVETKRGRSTLRITNLTESDSAQYCFRTGSFEWTSPLPGTTLTVTDPDIQVLVIWSSTGRRLICQSSCITDRFSFVWYKNRAEIQRETSRSYRGYVDPAGIYSCSYKGYTSLPVYAPVVPSVLISPHGDIMKGSSVTLTCSSDAFPPAKYTWYKKNQPLPNRELQLVLNSIQSSHSGEYYCTAENELGKTTSKYVFVNVKYAPNTSIVSVSPSGEIVEGSSVTLTCSSDANPAANYTWYKENQTLLQGPEGIYRFTSISSTDSGIYLCKSENQYRQINSSSLCIDVLYAPKLPSVSVSPSGEIVEGSSVTLTCSSDANPAANYIWYKENEDSPKASGQNFTITDFRGEHSGNYYCEAQNRRGHHNSTLHLIVVAGAGKSAAIATTTAVLLVIILLAILLWIRRNKSFTQQCQGGERPDNRAQLNIGPVSDNMSAAAEEQEDLQYANIHLCLNREEALYSNIRPAQPHRQNEEEESVEYTIVKTDNARSAPGTTNEEDEEYVFALYSTVNKNNVTAT, encoded by the exons ATGCAGATGAGAGGAGCAGCTATGGGTTCACCTGCAGCAGCGAGCTGGTTTGTTGTCTTCCTTATCTCTCTGTCAG TGGTACAGGGTCACTGGCGAGTGACTTACACCCCTACTGAGATCTGTGCCTTACAAGGATCATCAGTGAACATACGCTGCACCTTTACATACTACTCCAGAGTAAATGATCGTGATACTGCAGTTGAGAAAGCATTCTGGTTTCGTCATTCCCGGGATTCAGAACCTGTGGATCTGAGAGCAGACTCAATGTATGCAGGTCGTGTGCAGCAACTctgtgaaaacaacagctgcacTCTGAGAATCACAGACCTGAGGAAGATGGACTCGGCTCAGTATAAGTGCGGGTTCATAATAAACCAACCAGACTGGAAATACACAGACTCATCTGGAGTCACTTTGTCTGTCACAG GTCTTGAGGTGCAGGTGAGTGAAGTGCCTTCGTTATTCAGGGGTGGACGTCTGAGGTGTCACAGCGTTTGTCATCTACCTGGTTATCTTTCTTACGTCTGGtacaaaaatggacaaaaaactGTCACAACATTGCAGTCTTATTCAGGCGACTTTAAGTCTGCAGACAGCTACTCCTGTGCTGTCAGAGGGCAGGAGGATTACCCCTCTCCTTCAAAAT GCTCATCGGTGGACATTTCCTGCACTTACAACAGTTATGGATATATCAGTTCAGATTTCTGGTTCAATCCTAAACGTACCAGTAGTCAATATTCCTCATGGCCTGAGGACCTTACAAGAGACTCCCAGTATAAAGGTCGGGTTCAGGTTGAAACAAAGAGAGGACGCTCCACTCTGAGAATCACTAACCTGACAGAGAGTGATTCAGCTCAGTATTGCTTCAGAACAGGGAGCTTTGAATGGACGAGTCCTTTACCTGGAACAACTCTGACTGTCACAG ATCCTGATATACAGGTGCTTGTGATCTGGTCTTCTACTGGCCGAAGGCTGATTTGTCAGAGCAGCTGTATTACTGATCGTTTTTCCTTCGTTTGGTACaagaacagagcagaaattCAGAGAGAAACATCTCGTTCTTACAGAGGATATGTTGATCCTGCAGGCATTTATTCCTGTTCTTACAAGGGTTACACCTCTCTTCCAGTGT ATGCCCCTGTGGTTCCCTCAGTGTTGATAAGTCCCCATGGTGACATTATGAAGGGCAGCTCAGTGACTCTGACCTGTAGCAGTGATGCTTTCCCACCAGCTAAATACACCTGGTACAAGAAGAACCAACCACTGCCAAACAGAGAACTACAGCTTGTCTTGAACTCTATCCAGTCCTCCCACTCTGGAGAGTATTACTGtacagctgaaaatgagctgGGGAAGACGACatccaaatatgtttttgttaaCGTGAAAT ATGCTCCAAACACCTCCATTGTGTCAGTGAGTCCCTCTGGTGAGATAGTGGAGGGCAGTTCAGtgactctgacctgcagcagtgatgctaacCCAGCAGCTAATTATACCTGGTACAAGGAGAACCAAACACTGCTTCAAGGACCAGAGGGCATCTATCGTTTCACCTCCATCAGCTCTACGGACAGCGGTATCTACCTCTGCAAGTCTGAAAATCAGTACAGACAGATCaactcttcatctctctgtatAGATGTCCTGT ATGCTCCAAAGCTTCCCTCTGTGTCAGTGAGTCCCTCTGGTGAGATAGTGGAGGGCAGTTCAGtgactctgacctgcagcagtgatgctaacCCAGCAGCTAATTATATCTGGTACAAGGAGAATGAAGACTCACCAAAAGCATCAGGACAGAACTTTACCATCACTGACTTCAGAGGTGAACACAGTGGGAATTATTACTGTGAAGCCCAGAACAGAAGAGGACATCACAACTCCACCTTACATCTGATTGTTGTAGCAG GTGCAGGGAAATCAGCAGCTATTGCAACAACCACTGCCGTTCTTTTGGTTATCATACTCCTCGCTATCCTCCTGTGGATTAG AAGAAATAAGTCCTTCACTCAACAGTGTCAGGGTGGAGAGAGACCTGACAACAGAGCACAG CTAAACATTGGTCCAGTGTCTGACAAcatgtcagctgcagcagaagagcAGGAGGATCTCCAGTACGCCAACATCCACCTCTGTCTAAACCGAGAAGAGGCTCTCTACTCCAACATCAGACCAGCTCAGCCCCACAGAcaaaatgaggaagaggaaagtgTAGAATACACTATTGTTAAAACTGACAATGCCAGGAGTGCCCCAGG AACAACAAATGAAGAAGACGAGGAGTATGTATTCGCACTGTACAGCAcagtcaacaaaaacaatgtgactGCAACATGA
- the LOC121604264 gene encoding sialoadhesin-like isoform X1, with translation MQMRGAAMGSPAAASWFVVFLISLSVVQGHWRVTYTPTEICALQGSSVNIRCTFTYYSRVNDRDTAVEKAFWFRHSRDSEPVDLRADSMYAGRVQQLCENNSCTLRITDLRKMDSAQYKCGFIINQPDWKYTDSSGVTLSVTGLEVQVSEVPSLFRGGRLRCHSVCHLPGYLSYVWYKNGQKTVTTLQSYSGDFKSADSYSCAVRGQEDYPSPSKCVIGQTCNKVMYTHRSICAFKGSSVDISCTYNSYGYISSDFWFNPKRTSSQYSSWPEDLTRDSQYKGRVQVETKRGRSTLRITNLTESDSAQYCFRTGSFEWTSPLPGTTLTVTDPDIQVLVIWSSTGRRLICQSSCITDRFSFVWYKNRAEIQRETSRSYRGYVDPAGIYSCSYKGYTSLPVYAPVVPSVLISPHGDIMKGSSVTLTCSSDAFPPAKYTWYKKNQPLPNRELQLVLNSIQSSHSGEYYCTAENELGKTTSKYVFVNVKYAPNTSIVSVSPSGEIVEGSSVTLTCSSDANPAANYTWYKENQTLLQGPEGIYRFTSISSTDSGIYLCKSENQYRQINSSSLCIDVLYAPKLPSVSVSPSGEIVEGSSVTLTCSSDANPAANYIWYKENEDSPKASGQNFTITDFRGEHSGNYYCEAQNRRGHHNSTLHLIVVAGAGKSAAIATTTAVLLVIILLAILLWIRRNKSFTQQCQGGERPDNRAQLNIGPVSDNMSAAAEEQEDLQYANIHLCLNREEALYSNIRPAQPHRQNEEEESVEYTIVKTDNARSAPGTTNEEDEEYVFALYSTVNKNNVTAT, from the exons ATGCAGATGAGAGGAGCAGCTATGGGTTCACCTGCAGCAGCGAGCTGGTTTGTTGTCTTCCTTATCTCTCTGTCAG TGGTACAGGGTCACTGGCGAGTGACTTACACCCCTACTGAGATCTGTGCCTTACAAGGATCATCAGTGAACATACGCTGCACCTTTACATACTACTCCAGAGTAAATGATCGTGATACTGCAGTTGAGAAAGCATTCTGGTTTCGTCATTCCCGGGATTCAGAACCTGTGGATCTGAGAGCAGACTCAATGTATGCAGGTCGTGTGCAGCAACTctgtgaaaacaacagctgcacTCTGAGAATCACAGACCTGAGGAAGATGGACTCGGCTCAGTATAAGTGCGGGTTCATAATAAACCAACCAGACTGGAAATACACAGACTCATCTGGAGTCACTTTGTCTGTCACAG GTCTTGAGGTGCAGGTGAGTGAAGTGCCTTCGTTATTCAGGGGTGGACGTCTGAGGTGTCACAGCGTTTGTCATCTACCTGGTTATCTTTCTTACGTCTGGtacaaaaatggacaaaaaactGTCACAACATTGCAGTCTTATTCAGGCGACTTTAAGTCTGCAGACAGCTACTCCTGTGCTGTCAGAGGGCAGGAGGATTACCCCTCTCCTTCAAAAT gtGTCATTGGTCAAACCTGTAACAAAGTGATGTACACTCACAGAAGCATCTGTGCATTCAAAGGCTCATCGGTGGACATTTCCTGCACTTACAACAGTTATGGATATATCAGTTCAGATTTCTGGTTCAATCCTAAACGTACCAGTAGTCAATATTCCTCATGGCCTGAGGACCTTACAAGAGACTCCCAGTATAAAGGTCGGGTTCAGGTTGAAACAAAGAGAGGACGCTCCACTCTGAGAATCACTAACCTGACAGAGAGTGATTCAGCTCAGTATTGCTTCAGAACAGGGAGCTTTGAATGGACGAGTCCTTTACCTGGAACAACTCTGACTGTCACAG ATCCTGATATACAGGTGCTTGTGATCTGGTCTTCTACTGGCCGAAGGCTGATTTGTCAGAGCAGCTGTATTACTGATCGTTTTTCCTTCGTTTGGTACaagaacagagcagaaattCAGAGAGAAACATCTCGTTCTTACAGAGGATATGTTGATCCTGCAGGCATTTATTCCTGTTCTTACAAGGGTTACACCTCTCTTCCAGTGT ATGCCCCTGTGGTTCCCTCAGTGTTGATAAGTCCCCATGGTGACATTATGAAGGGCAGCTCAGTGACTCTGACCTGTAGCAGTGATGCTTTCCCACCAGCTAAATACACCTGGTACAAGAAGAACCAACCACTGCCAAACAGAGAACTACAGCTTGTCTTGAACTCTATCCAGTCCTCCCACTCTGGAGAGTATTACTGtacagctgaaaatgagctgGGGAAGACGACatccaaatatgtttttgttaaCGTGAAAT ATGCTCCAAACACCTCCATTGTGTCAGTGAGTCCCTCTGGTGAGATAGTGGAGGGCAGTTCAGtgactctgacctgcagcagtgatgctaacCCAGCAGCTAATTATACCTGGTACAAGGAGAACCAAACACTGCTTCAAGGACCAGAGGGCATCTATCGTTTCACCTCCATCAGCTCTACGGACAGCGGTATCTACCTCTGCAAGTCTGAAAATCAGTACAGACAGATCaactcttcatctctctgtatAGATGTCCTGT ATGCTCCAAAGCTTCCCTCTGTGTCAGTGAGTCCCTCTGGTGAGATAGTGGAGGGCAGTTCAGtgactctgacctgcagcagtgatgctaacCCAGCAGCTAATTATATCTGGTACAAGGAGAATGAAGACTCACCAAAAGCATCAGGACAGAACTTTACCATCACTGACTTCAGAGGTGAACACAGTGGGAATTATTACTGTGAAGCCCAGAACAGAAGAGGACATCACAACTCCACCTTACATCTGATTGTTGTAGCAG GTGCAGGGAAATCAGCAGCTATTGCAACAACCACTGCCGTTCTTTTGGTTATCATACTCCTCGCTATCCTCCTGTGGATTAG AAGAAATAAGTCCTTCACTCAACAGTGTCAGGGTGGAGAGAGACCTGACAACAGAGCACAG CTAAACATTGGTCCAGTGTCTGACAAcatgtcagctgcagcagaagagcAGGAGGATCTCCAGTACGCCAACATCCACCTCTGTCTAAACCGAGAAGAGGCTCTCTACTCCAACATCAGACCAGCTCAGCCCCACAGAcaaaatgaggaagaggaaagtgTAGAATACACTATTGTTAAAACTGACAATGCCAGGAGTGCCCCAGG AACAACAAATGAAGAAGACGAGGAGTATGTATTCGCACTGTACAGCAcagtcaacaaaaacaatgtgactGCAACATGA
- the LOC121604264 gene encoding sialoadhesin-like isoform X3 codes for MYAGRVQQLCENNSCTLRITDLRKMDSAQYKCGFIINQPDWKYTDSSGVTLSVTGLEVQVSEVPSLFRGGRLRCHSVCHLPGYLSYVWYKNGQKTVTTLQSYSGDFKSADSYSCAVRGQEDYPSPSKCVIGQTCNKVMYTHRSICAFKGSSVDISCTYNSYGYISSDFWFNPKRTSSQYSSWPEDLTRDSQYKGRVQVETKRGRSTLRITNLTESDSAQYCFRTGSFEWTSPLPGTTLTVTDPDIQVLVIWSSTGRRLICQSSCITDRFSFVWYKNRAEIQRETSRSYRGYVDPAGIYSCSYKGYTSLPVYAPVVPSVLISPHGDIMKGSSVTLTCSSDAFPPAKYTWYKKNQPLPNRELQLVLNSIQSSHSGEYYCTAENELGKTTSKYVFVNVKYAPNTSIVSVSPSGEIVEGSSVTLTCSSDANPAANYTWYKENQTLLQGPEGIYRFTSISSTDSGIYLCKSENQYRQINSSSLCIDVLYAPKLPSVSVSPSGEIVEGSSVTLTCSSDANPAANYIWYKENEDSPKASGQNFTITDFRGEHSGNYYCEAQNRRGHHNSTLHLIVVAGAGKSAAIATTTAVLLVIILLAILLWIRRNKSFTQQCQGGERPDNRAQLNIGPVSDNMSAAAEEQEDLQYANIHLCLNREEALYSNIRPAQPHRQNEEEESVEYTIVKTDNARSAPGTTNEEDEEYVFALYSTVNKNNVTAT; via the exons ATGTATGCAGGTCGTGTGCAGCAACTctgtgaaaacaacagctgcacTCTGAGAATCACAGACCTGAGGAAGATGGACTCGGCTCAGTATAAGTGCGGGTTCATAATAAACCAACCAGACTGGAAATACACAGACTCATCTGGAGTCACTTTGTCTGTCACAG GTCTTGAGGTGCAGGTGAGTGAAGTGCCTTCGTTATTCAGGGGTGGACGTCTGAGGTGTCACAGCGTTTGTCATCTACCTGGTTATCTTTCTTACGTCTGGtacaaaaatggacaaaaaactGTCACAACATTGCAGTCTTATTCAGGCGACTTTAAGTCTGCAGACAGCTACTCCTGTGCTGTCAGAGGGCAGGAGGATTACCCCTCTCCTTCAAAAT gtGTCATTGGTCAAACCTGTAACAAAGTGATGTACACTCACAGAAGCATCTGTGCATTCAAAGGCTCATCGGTGGACATTTCCTGCACTTACAACAGTTATGGATATATCAGTTCAGATTTCTGGTTCAATCCTAAACGTACCAGTAGTCAATATTCCTCATGGCCTGAGGACCTTACAAGAGACTCCCAGTATAAAGGTCGGGTTCAGGTTGAAACAAAGAGAGGACGCTCCACTCTGAGAATCACTAACCTGACAGAGAGTGATTCAGCTCAGTATTGCTTCAGAACAGGGAGCTTTGAATGGACGAGTCCTTTACCTGGAACAACTCTGACTGTCACAG ATCCTGATATACAGGTGCTTGTGATCTGGTCTTCTACTGGCCGAAGGCTGATTTGTCAGAGCAGCTGTATTACTGATCGTTTTTCCTTCGTTTGGTACaagaacagagcagaaattCAGAGAGAAACATCTCGTTCTTACAGAGGATATGTTGATCCTGCAGGCATTTATTCCTGTTCTTACAAGGGTTACACCTCTCTTCCAGTGT ATGCCCCTGTGGTTCCCTCAGTGTTGATAAGTCCCCATGGTGACATTATGAAGGGCAGCTCAGTGACTCTGACCTGTAGCAGTGATGCTTTCCCACCAGCTAAATACACCTGGTACAAGAAGAACCAACCACTGCCAAACAGAGAACTACAGCTTGTCTTGAACTCTATCCAGTCCTCCCACTCTGGAGAGTATTACTGtacagctgaaaatgagctgGGGAAGACGACatccaaatatgtttttgttaaCGTGAAAT ATGCTCCAAACACCTCCATTGTGTCAGTGAGTCCCTCTGGTGAGATAGTGGAGGGCAGTTCAGtgactctgacctgcagcagtgatgctaacCCAGCAGCTAATTATACCTGGTACAAGGAGAACCAAACACTGCTTCAAGGACCAGAGGGCATCTATCGTTTCACCTCCATCAGCTCTACGGACAGCGGTATCTACCTCTGCAAGTCTGAAAATCAGTACAGACAGATCaactcttcatctctctgtatAGATGTCCTGT ATGCTCCAAAGCTTCCCTCTGTGTCAGTGAGTCCCTCTGGTGAGATAGTGGAGGGCAGTTCAGtgactctgacctgcagcagtgatgctaacCCAGCAGCTAATTATATCTGGTACAAGGAGAATGAAGACTCACCAAAAGCATCAGGACAGAACTTTACCATCACTGACTTCAGAGGTGAACACAGTGGGAATTATTACTGTGAAGCCCAGAACAGAAGAGGACATCACAACTCCACCTTACATCTGATTGTTGTAGCAG GTGCAGGGAAATCAGCAGCTATTGCAACAACCACTGCCGTTCTTTTGGTTATCATACTCCTCGCTATCCTCCTGTGGATTAG AAGAAATAAGTCCTTCACTCAACAGTGTCAGGGTGGAGAGAGACCTGACAACAGAGCACAG CTAAACATTGGTCCAGTGTCTGACAAcatgtcagctgcagcagaagagcAGGAGGATCTCCAGTACGCCAACATCCACCTCTGTCTAAACCGAGAAGAGGCTCTCTACTCCAACATCAGACCAGCTCAGCCCCACAGAcaaaatgaggaagaggaaagtgTAGAATACACTATTGTTAAAACTGACAATGCCAGGAGTGCCCCAGG AACAACAAATGAAGAAGACGAGGAGTATGTATTCGCACTGTACAGCAcagtcaacaaaaacaatgtgactGCAACATGA